A portion of the bacterium genome contains these proteins:
- a CDS encoding HU family DNA-binding protein, which produces MVKKEIIEKIAERTGLNRHLVRRVVDEFLSVVSEAFKEKERVELRRFGVFYFKKRKRKIGRNLKTGEEIIIPEGEKLIFKPSLSKKNRGDEE; this is translated from the coding sequence ATGGTCAAAAAAGAAATAATAGAAAAAATTGCAGAAAGAACTGGCTTGAATAGGCATCTTGTGAGGAGAGTGGTTGATGAATTTTTATCAGTTGTTTCAGAGGCATTTAAAGAAAAAGAAAGAGTAGAATTAAGAAGATTTGGTGTTTTCTATTTTAAGAAAAGGAAAAGGAAAATTGGCAGAAATTTAAAAACAGGTGAGGAAATTATTATTCCAGAAGGTGAAAAACTTATTTTTAAACCATCATTAAGCAAAAAAAATAGAGGAGAC